The DNA sequence GCGGGCGAAAGGGAAACCACATCCCCGGCTTTGGCACGGCTCTGTGCCAGCGTTACCGCCTCCTGCATGTTTTGCGCCCGCACAATCACCAGCCCGCTTTGTTCATAATCGGAGCAGCTGGTGACCGCCTGCTGGATTTTATCGGCGGTGTGGCCAGTGAGAATCAAAAGCTTCACTTTCTCCAAAATCACCGGGGCCAGCGGCTCAAAGGGTATTTTTTTATCATACCCGCCTGCCAGCATAATAATCTTTTGATTAAAGGAATTCAGCCCCGCAATGGTGCGGCTGGGGGAGGAGGCAATGCTGTCGTTATACCAGCGAACCCCTTCCAGTTCCCGAACCAGCTCGATACGGTGCTCCACGCCGCCGAAGGTTTTGGCGACCTCCGTCATGGCCTCGGGGGACACGGTGCCCCATACAGCGCTGATGGCGGCTAAATAGTTTTCCACATTGTGGATGCCGGGGATGCGGATGTCATCCTTGTGAACAACCGGGATCACCTGCCCATGGAACGCCATGGAAAGGGTTCCATTCGATGCTAGGAAGGCACCGTTTTCCGGCTGTTCACCACGTGTGAACCAAAGCTGTTCCCCCCGCACAAGCTGGGCAAAGGAACGGGTATAGTCGTTATCCCGGTTGAGCACAGTCCGGGAGAAAGCATTTTGGTGGAGAAGCAGGTTCTTCTTTGCATCCACATATTCCGCCATATCCTTGTGGACATCCAAATGGTTGGGGGCCACATTGGTGACCACCGCCACGTTAGGGGAGGAA is a window from the Oscillospiraceae bacterium MB08-C2-2 genome containing:
- the murD gene encoding UDP-N-acetylmuramoyl-L-alanine--D-glutamate ligase, translated to MNQKLESFFDSLKGKTVAFMGLGVSHRDLISLFAARGIRVLACDKRSREQLGELAEEMEAKGAILHLGEHYFENLEADVLFRTPGMNFFLPELTAFRQQGGVVTSEMEVFFDLCPCPIYAVTGSDGKTTTTTLIAKMLEQTGFTVHLGGNIGRALLPIIEDIQPGHRAVVELSSFQLISMRSSPNVAVVTNVAPNHLDVHKDMAEYVDAKKNLLLHQNAFSRTVLNRDNDYTRSFAQLVRGEQLWFTRGEQPENGAFLASNGTLSMAFHGQVIPVVHKDDIRIPGIHNVENYLAAISAVWGTVSPEAMTEVAKTFGGVEHRIELVRELEGVRWYNDSIASSPSRTIAGLNSFNQKIIMLAGGYDKKIPFEPLAPVILEKVKLLILTGHTADKIQQAVTSCSDYEQSGLVIVRAQNMQEAVTLAQSRAKAGDVVSLSPACASFDAYPNFEARGRHFKELVTALEPLAK